A genomic stretch from Campylobacter lari subsp. concheus includes:
- a CDS encoding LysR family transcriptional regulator, whose protein sequence is MTFKQIKYFQALCRNLNLRTCAKELNITQSALSLAIFELEKSLNTKLFDRNTKFLSLNEKGKVFLKQIAPLILEFERIEKAMQDDQSYEISMKVSQNVGTYLLGSFLDQKAENIKLNLSLDNSQNIIKDILDKEIDIGLIEGICKDKDIKKIKICDDELIVVSKNDLKKEFFIDELKDFKWLSREQGSGAKEVFLNALPKDVKLNLVYELNSTAMIKELVKKGRFLAVLPKFSIKEELEAKSLFEVRLKNFKISRELCLVYHKNKEPSKKFINLCEFLKLCIQKDLV, encoded by the coding sequence ATGACTTTTAAACAAATAAAATATTTTCAAGCCTTGTGTAGAAATTTAAATTTAAGAACTTGTGCTAAAGAATTAAATATAACTCAATCTGCTTTGTCTTTAGCTATATTTGAACTTGAAAAAAGTTTAAACACCAAGCTTTTTGATAGAAATACTAAATTTTTAAGCTTGAACGAAAAAGGAAAGGTTTTTTTAAAACAAATTGCTCCTTTGATTTTAGAATTTGAGCGTATTGAAAAAGCAATGCAGGATGATCAAAGCTATGAAATAAGTATGAAAGTTAGTCAAAATGTAGGTACTTATTTACTAGGATCTTTTTTGGATCAAAAGGCAGAAAATATCAAGTTAAATTTGTCTTTGGATAACAGTCAAAATATTATCAAAGATATTTTAGATAAAGAAATCGATATAGGTTTGATTGAAGGGATTTGCAAAGATAAGGATATAAAAAAGATTAAAATTTGCGATGATGAGTTGATTGTGGTGAGTAAAAATGATTTAAAAAAAGAATTTTTCATAGATGAGTTAAAGGATTTTAAATGGCTAAGTCGTGAGCAAGGTTCTGGTGCAAAAGAAGTGTTTTTAAATGCTTTACCTAAAGATGTAAAGCTTAATTTGGTTTATGAGCTAAACTCAACTGCTATGATAAAAGAGTTGGTTAAAAAAGGTAGATTTTTGGCAGTTTTACCTAAATTTAGTATTAAAGAAGAACTTGAAGCTAAAAGCTTATTTGAAGTAAGATTAAAAAATTTTAAAATCTCAAGAGAGCTTTGCTTGGTTTATCATAAAAATAAAGAGCCAAGCAAGAAATTTATAAATTTATGTGAGTTTTTAAAACTTTGTATTCAAAAAGACTTAGTTTAA
- a CDS encoding ion channel — translation MLHHRLLNHYISIYHKSTKQFLFIWTLLAMVPLFCSFLFDELAIYATGKITSEILFLILNIIPIMVAVALMVFLLISIWAAFSGKINIKEKFFIILYAYVLIWFAYGNLYYFSCDVDNYNRMLIATQKNENLDIINLQEKVIEVQFQTPIRGIHNFWSLDDELKPQIQNRIKGLVDCYYFSGVTMLTIGFGDVTPVSSLLRLFSIFQGFLGQVIVVIAMGLWINQVGKQ, via the coding sequence ATGTTGCACCATAGACTTTTAAATCATTATATTAGCATTTATCACAAAAGCACCAAACAATTTCTCTTTATTTGGACTTTGCTTGCTATGGTGCCTTTGTTTTGTAGTTTTTTATTTGATGAACTTGCTATTTATGCAACAGGTAAAATTACTTCTGAAATTTTATTTTTAATTTTAAATATTATTCCTATTATGGTGGCTGTAGCATTGATGGTTTTTTTGCTTATTAGTATTTGGGCTGCTTTTAGTGGAAAGATTAATATTAAAGAAAAATTTTTTATTATTTTATATGCGTATGTTTTGATATGGTTTGCGTATGGGAATTTGTATTATTTTTCTTGTGATGTAGATAATTACAATAGAATGTTAATTGCTACTCAAAAAAATGAAAATCTAGACATTATAAATTTACAAGAAAAAGTTATAGAAGTGCAATTTCAAACCCCTATAAGAGGAATTCATAATTTTTGGTCTTTGGATGATGAGTTAAAACCTCAAATTCAAAATAGAATAAAAGGTTTGGTTGATTGTTATTATTTTAGCGGAGTTACTATGCTAACGATAGGTTTTGGAGATGTAACTCCTGTTAGTTCTTTGCTAAGATTATTTAGTATATTTCAAGGATTTTTAGGGCAGGTTATTGTTGTGATTGCTATGGGACTTTGGATTAATCAAGTAGGTAAGCAATAG
- the rimO gene encoding 30S ribosomal protein S12 methylthiotransferase RimO, translated as MPKLFLMSLGCNKNLVDSEIMLGRLSDYEICDEPSIADVLIINTCGFIDSAKKESINAILDLHEQRKKDSLLVVTGCLMQRYREELMKELPEVDLFTGVGDYEKIDEMILKKTNLFSNSTYLQDENTNRVITGSNYHAFIKIAEGCNQKCSFCAIPSFKGKLKSRSLESIVNEVKELVKKGYKDFSFIAQDTSSYLFDQGQKDGLLKLIEAIENIQGVKAARILYLYPTSISKEVIEKIIQSKVFVNYFDMPLQHISDNMLKIMKRGANKAKLIELLNLMKQAPNSFLRTGFIVGHPGESDEDFEELCAFIKEFGFDRISVFAYSKEEDTAAFDMEQIPSKTINARLKVIEKIVDECIEKSFNQQVGKKTLAFCEGHSSEGEFFIGAKDLHWDRNIDGEILINESDCGDLEMGKLYECEITQNLDKKLIAKALRKLND; from the coding sequence ATGCCAAAACTTTTTTTAATGTCTTTAGGTTGTAATAAAAATTTAGTTGATAGTGAAATCATGCTTGGGAGATTAAGTGATTATGAAATTTGTGATGAGCCAAGCATAGCTGATGTTTTGATTATAAATACCTGTGGCTTTATAGATAGTGCTAAAAAAGAAAGCATAAATGCGATTTTAGACTTACACGAGCAAAGAAAAAAAGATTCATTGTTAGTTGTAACAGGTTGTTTAATGCAACGTTACCGCGAGGAATTAATGAAAGAACTACCTGAAGTTGATCTTTTTACCGGTGTGGGAGATTATGAAAAAATTGATGAGATGATACTTAAAAAAACTAATCTTTTTTCCAATTCTACTTACTTGCAAGATGAAAATACCAATCGTGTAATCACAGGATCAAACTATCATGCTTTTATCAAAATAGCTGAAGGGTGCAATCAAAAATGTTCATTTTGCGCCATACCAAGCTTTAAAGGCAAGCTTAAATCAAGAAGCCTAGAAAGCATTGTAAATGAAGTAAAAGAACTTGTTAAAAAAGGCTATAAAGACTTTTCTTTTATCGCTCAAGATACAAGTTCGTATTTATTTGATCAAGGTCAAAAAGATGGACTTTTAAAACTTATTGAAGCTATAGAAAATATCCAAGGCGTAAAAGCTGCTAGAATTTTATATCTATATCCAACAAGCATTAGCAAAGAAGTGATAGAAAAAATCATTCAATCAAAAGTTTTTGTAAATTATTTTGATATGCCTTTGCAGCACATCAGCGATAATATGCTTAAAATCATGAAACGCGGAGCTAACAAAGCTAAACTAATCGAGCTTTTAAATTTAATGAAACAAGCTCCAAATTCATTTTTACGCACAGGTTTTATCGTGGGTCACCCTGGAGAGAGTGATGAGGATTTTGAAGAATTATGCGCTTTTATCAAAGAATTTGGTTTTGATAGAATTAGTGTTTTTGCTTATTCTAAAGAAGAAGATACCGCAGCTTTTGACATGGAACAAATTCCTAGTAAAACCATCAATGCAAGATTAAAAGTGATAGAAAAAATCGTCGATGAATGCATAGAAAAAAGCTTTAATCAACAAGTCGGTAAAAAAACTTTAGCATTTTGTGAAGGTCACAGCTCTGAAGGAGAATTTTTCATCGGTGCGAAAGATTTGCATTGGGATAGAAATATAGATGGAGAAATTCTCATCAATGAAAGTGATTGTGGCGATTTAGAAATGGGTAAGCTTTATGAGTGTGAAATCACACAAAATTTAGATAAAAAACTCATTGCAAAAGCCTTAAGAAAGCTTAATGATTGA
- a CDS encoding BspA family leucine-rich repeat surface protein yields MFTPKTKCELVALVREELIALDKIDVSLITDMSYLFYYSTRTNFNGIEKWDVSNVKDMSYMFYCCKSFNHDISKWNVKNVENMEGMFFDCESFNQDLSSWNMSNVKDTKYMFCNCLKFNHKVENWDVHNAITMAHMFENCKQFDQDLSRWDVHNAKTMAFLLHNCTNFHYDVKKLDIDKNCNIQKILGHEEIQNKYAIKH; encoded by the coding sequence ATGTTTACGCCTAAAACAAAATGTGAATTAGTTGCTCTTGTTAGAGAAGAGCTTATTGCCTTAGACAAAATTGATGTAAGCTTAATTACAGATATGTCTTATTTATTCTACTATTCTACTAGAACTAACTTTAATGGTATAGAAAAATGGGATGTATCAAATGTTAAAGATATGTCTTATATGTTTTATTGCTGCAAAAGCTTTAATCATGATATTTCCAAATGGAATGTTAAAAATGTTGAAAATATGGAAGGAATGTTTTTTGATTGCGAATCTTTTAATCAAGACTTGTCTTCTTGGAATATGTCAAATGTAAAAGATACTAAATATATGTTTTGCAATTGTCTTAAATTTAACCATAAAGTAGAAAATTGGGATGTGCATAATGCCATTACAATGGCACATATGTTTGAAAACTGTAAACAATTTGATCAAGATTTATCAAGATGGGATGTGCACAATGCTAAAACAATGGCATTTTTATTGCACAATTGTACTAATTTTCACTATGATGTTAAAAAATTAGATATTGATAAAAATTGTAATATTCAAAAAATACTAGGACATGAAGAAATACAAAATAAATATGCTATAAAACATTGA
- a CDS encoding phosphomannomutase/phosphoglucomutase: MLDLIFREYDIRGLYPSELNEKSVKAIGYALGLEMKARGCEKVSVGYDARYSANELFNYLISGLNKANMQVFNIGLAPTPMGYFSLFFDDIFDANIMITGSHNPKEYNGFKITINKESFFGTDLKKLSAKVQEYLELEINDDLRYENYDIKSLYIDFLAKHFSHLKDYKEKIIIDCANGATGVIIKPLVEKLNLNAQILFENPDGNFPNHAPDPTELENLHALQVALKENENAKMGFAFDGDGDRLVVASKDYVFKGDELCYLFAKNIKNPRVLGEVKCSKNLFDEVAKFGFIMMGKTGHSNIKKMMKEQNIDIAAELSGHIFFKDRYFGYDDGIYAFLRTLELLVNGFDIEKLVKELPKLYASEEIKLRVSEENKFQIIEKFKEKVKANAFENVLDCNEIDGVRITFKEGWTLLRASNTSPYLIMRAEATSVEFKDFLEARVKELFEEIIKELA, translated from the coding sequence ATGTTAGATTTGATTTTTAGGGAGTATGATATAAGAGGGCTTTACCCAAGTGAGTTAAATGAAAAAAGTGTAAAAGCCATAGGCTATGCCTTGGGTTTAGAAATGAAAGCAAGGGGTTGTGAGAAAGTAAGCGTAGGCTATGATGCAAGGTATAGTGCAAATGAACTTTTTAACTATTTAATTAGTGGTTTAAATAAAGCTAATATGCAAGTTTTCAATATAGGCTTAGCACCAACTCCTATGGGATATTTTAGTTTGTTTTTCGATGATATTTTTGATGCAAATATCATGATAACAGGCTCACACAATCCAAAAGAATACAATGGCTTTAAAATCACGATTAATAAAGAAAGTTTTTTTGGTACTGATTTAAAAAAACTTTCAGCTAAAGTGCAAGAGTATTTAGAACTTGAAATCAATGATGATTTAAGATATGAAAATTATGATATTAAAAGCTTATATATAGACTTTTTAGCTAAACATTTTTCACATCTTAAAGATTATAAAGAAAAAATCATTATTGATTGTGCAAATGGAGCCACTGGAGTAATTATAAAGCCTTTGGTGGAAAAATTAAATCTTAATGCGCAAATTTTATTTGAAAATCCTGATGGAAATTTTCCAAATCATGCGCCTGATCCAACAGAGCTTGAAAATTTACACGCATTACAAGTTGCGTTAAAAGAAAATGAAAATGCAAAAATGGGCTTTGCTTTTGATGGAGATGGAGATCGCTTGGTGGTTGCAAGTAAAGACTATGTGTTTAAGGGTGATGAGCTTTGCTATTTATTTGCTAAAAATATAAAAAATCCTAGAGTTTTAGGTGAAGTAAAATGTTCTAAAAATCTTTTTGATGAGGTAGCTAAATTTGGTTTTATCATGATGGGTAAGACTGGACATTCTAACATTAAAAAAATGATGAAAGAGCAAAATATCGACATAGCAGCAGAGCTTAGTGGGCATATTTTCTTTAAAGATAGATATTTTGGTTATGATGATGGAATTTATGCATTTTTAAGAACATTAGAGCTTTTAGTAAATGGTTTTGATATAGAAAAATTAGTTAAAGAATTGCCAAAACTTTATGCAAGTGAAGAGATCAAGCTTAGGGTTAGTGAGGAAAATAAATTTCAAATCATAGAAAAATTTAAAGAAAAAGTAAAAGCAAACGCTTTTGAAAATGTGCTTGATTGTAATGAAATTGACGGAGTTAGAATCACCTTTAAAGAAGGCTGGACACTTTTGCGTGCTTCTAATACAAGTCCATATCTTATCATGCGTGCCGAAGCTACAAGTGTTGAATTTAAAGACTTTTTAGAAGCAAGGGTAAAAGAACTTTTTGAAGAAATCATAAAAGAGCTTGCATAA
- a CDS encoding YeiH family protein, whose amino-acid sequence MHKNIYKHRKFEAFLLLFTLAFCAFAISELNFFKNLGISALIIAVILGALIGNLAHQNANLLKKSGVLSIATKEILRLGIILYGFRITFNDLEKVGLNGILLAFLVVFSTFFIGLLLGKLFKLDLKESILISSGSSICGAAAVMASESVVKGGSAKVGVAVCTVVVFGTLGMFLYPLAWNLGWFDFFNLKQMGYFMGASLHEVAHAVAAGEAVQAGDGAVIEKMMRVLMLVPFLIFLSLFSLKFLSKNNEKISIKANIPYFALWFLFACGISSLEILNTDFALNYIKPSIQTIDTLLLSMAMVALGVNIHKNVLKNAGFKPFLMALLLFIWLIFISISLILLLNL is encoded by the coding sequence ATGCATAAAAATATATATAAACATAGAAAATTTGAAGCTTTTTTACTGCTTTTTACCCTTGCTTTTTGTGCTTTTGCTATCTCTGAGCTTAATTTTTTTAAAAATCTTGGAATTTCAGCTTTAATCATAGCCGTGATTTTGGGAGCTTTAATAGGAAATTTAGCACATCAAAATGCAAATTTGCTCAAAAAATCAGGAGTTTTAAGCATAGCAACAAAAGAAATTTTAAGACTTGGGATTATACTTTATGGCTTTAGAATTACTTTTAATGATTTAGAAAAAGTTGGATTAAATGGAATTTTATTAGCATTTTTAGTGGTGTTTTCTACCTTTTTTATAGGGCTTTTATTAGGAAAATTATTTAAACTTGATCTTAAAGAAAGCATACTTATAAGTAGTGGCTCAAGCATTTGTGGAGCAGCTGCTGTGATGGCTAGTGAAAGCGTTGTTAAAGGTGGCTCTGCCAAAGTTGGCGTGGCAGTTTGTACTGTGGTTGTATTTGGAACTTTGGGGATGTTTTTATATCCTTTGGCTTGGAATTTAGGCTGGTTTGATTTTTTTAATTTAAAACAAATGGGATATTTCATGGGAGCAAGCTTGCATGAAGTTGCACATGCTGTTGCAGCAGGTGAAGCTGTGCAAGCAGGAGATGGTGCTGTCATAGAAAAAATGATGCGTGTTTTAATGCTAGTGCCTTTTTTAATTTTCTTAAGTCTTTTTTCATTGAAATTTCTAAGTAAAAATAATGAAAAAATATCCATTAAAGCAAATATTCCTTATTTTGCTTTGTGGTTTTTATTTGCATGTGGTATTAGCTCACTTGAAATATTAAATACAGATTTTGCGCTTAACTATATAAAACCAAGTATACAAACCATAGACACACTTTTACTTTCTATGGCCATGGTAGCTTTGGGAGTGAATATCCATAAAAATGTTTTAAAAAATGCAGGTTTTAAACCATTTTTAATGGCATTGTTGCTTTTTATTTGGTTAATCTTTATATCAATTAGCTTAATTCTCCTATTAAATTTATAA
- a CDS encoding universal stress protein: MEKILVCVDVLEPCRESLYYGVYLAKKLDLPLMFLYTIEPNFTNAELACSFGIGASGCVIEDLVEEQNQKNENLCKKGQRILEEFCIYAKEQGIKECFSVQRDGDLEEVLKEYNNQIRLAIAGLKGGGKKNKIGIHTEELVRALNVPILLVNSAFKEIKSVMMAYDGSNLAKKAIEQAIKRPIFKETKRYVVNVSEDEKASYELLAQVSQIFKEANLNVQTQHLNGEITQALFDFGEQNDIDLLIMGAYSHHWLKSILFGSLTNDILTKAKKPLLLIR; the protein is encoded by the coding sequence ATGGAAAAAATTCTAGTTTGTGTGGATGTTTTAGAGCCTTGCAGGGAAAGTTTGTATTATGGGGTGTATTTAGCTAAAAAGTTAGATTTGCCTTTAATGTTTTTATATACTATAGAGCCAAATTTTACTAATGCTGAATTAGCTTGTAGTTTTGGCATAGGTGCTAGTGGGTGTGTGATTGAAGATTTAGTAGAAGAGCAAAACCAAAAAAATGAAAATCTTTGCAAAAAAGGGCAAAGAATTTTAGAAGAATTTTGCATTTATGCAAAAGAACAAGGCATAAAAGAATGCTTTAGTGTGCAAAGAGATGGAGATTTGGAAGAAGTTTTAAAAGAATACAATAATCAAATAAGATTAGCCATAGCAGGTTTAAAAGGCGGGGGTAAGAAAAACAAAATAGGCATTCATACAGAAGAATTAGTAAGAGCTTTAAATGTACCTATTTTGCTTGTAAATTCTGCTTTTAAAGAGATTAAAAGTGTGATGATGGCTTATGATGGGAGTAATTTAGCTAAAAAGGCCATAGAGCAAGCTATTAAAAGACCTATTTTTAAAGAAACAAAGCGTTATGTAGTAAATGTTTCTGAAGATGAAAAAGCTTCTTATGAGTTATTAGCTCAAGTAAGTCAAATTTTTAAAGAAGCAAATTTAAATGTGCAAACTCAGCATTTAAATGGAGAGATTACTCAGGCTTTATTTGATTTTGGTGAACAAAATGATATAGATTTATTGATTATGGGAGCTTATTCACATCACTGGTTAAAAAGTATTTTATTTGGTAGTTTGACAAATGATATTTTAACTAAGGCTAAAAAACCTTTATTGCTGATTCGCTAA
- a CDS encoding diguanylate cyclase domain-containing protein, whose translation MDFSYLLLKTLPSMTLVFNILALFLAYFFKQNKIFFLLLLILCARALSLVASEYQAHLFISVFLPFSFVLFVFLQDSKLVFERINLVKFAYLIFMGFVALILSTSTNFNASITSEIFGLSTQFFKPISELSFCVFWVGIIFLLFSYFKNNDFHFLLAYMGLSVQFLFYNSVDLGYYEFASLVLIGFLAYKAYKIAFFDILTNLPNLKALRRYAQGLENFHLALIEVKNINEIYHQKGLKMGEFVMHEFARILKKALHARVFKDDKDYFIIVFENENIAFVQSKLQMLENFMQKYSFEFKEQNAKLEIKLCLSSKNENIEESLKQAKLELRKQKD comes from the coding sequence TTGGATTTTTCGTATTTATTGTTAAAAACATTGCCTAGTATGACTTTGGTTTTTAATATCTTGGCTTTATTTTTAGCTTATTTTTTTAAGCAAAATAAGATTTTTTTCTTACTTTTGTTGATTTTATGTGCTAGAGCTTTATCTTTAGTAGCAAGTGAATATCAAGCGCATTTGTTTATCTCGGTGTTTTTGCCTTTTTCTTTTGTACTTTTTGTATTTTTACAAGATAGCAAACTTGTTTTTGAAAGAATTAATCTCGTTAAATTTGCGTATTTAATCTTTATGGGTTTTGTAGCGTTAATACTTAGCACAAGTACTAATTTTAATGCAAGCATTACAAGTGAGATTTTTGGTCTCTCAACGCAATTTTTTAAGCCTATTAGTGAGTTAAGTTTTTGTGTGTTTTGGGTGGGAATAATATTTTTATTATTTTCGTATTTTAAAAACAATGATTTTCATTTTTTACTAGCTTATATGGGCTTAAGTGTGCAGTTTTTATTTTACAATAGTGTTGATTTGGGTTATTATGAATTTGCTTCTTTAGTGTTGATAGGATTTTTAGCATATAAAGCTTATAAAATAGCTTTTTTTGACATTTTAACCAATTTGCCAAATTTAAAAGCCTTAAGAAGATATGCTCAAGGACTTGAAAATTTTCATTTAGCCTTGATTGAAGTAAAAAATATCAATGAAATTTATCATCAAAAAGGCTTAAAAATGGGCGAGTTTGTAATGCATGAGTTTGCTAGGATTTTAAAAAAAGCTTTGCATGCTAGGGTTTTTAAAGATGATAAGGATTATTTTATTATTGTATTTGAAAATGAAAATATAGCCTTTGTGCAAAGCAAGCTTCAAATGCTTGAAAATTTTATGCAAAAATATAGTTTTGAATTTAAAGAGCAAAATGCAAAATTAGAAATTAAACTTTGTTTATCAAGTAAAAATGAAAACATAGAAGAAAGTTTAAAACAAGCAAAATTAGAACTTAGAAAACAAAAGGATTAA
- the tilS gene encoding tRNA lysidine(34) synthetase TilS, with the protein MIDSKYLHHLKQGRNLLAFSHGSDSSALFFMLLEKNIDFDLAFINYKTRKNSDKEEQSAKELAKHFHKKIYIKTTPKITKNFEAYARTLRYEFFEELCKNYSYDNLLLAHHLNDKLEWFLMQFSKGAGLRELLGFKDIEKRQYFTIIRPLLEIPKEEISNYLKENNITYFHDESNDNEKYFRNFIRKNFANEFLKLYPNGVKKSFKYLEKDLKEENICEFKNIYITHKDESLIAKCFKKLGVLLSAKQRQEALKGDGVISHKIGIVYMQEKVLIFPFVNCEKMPKEFKEIYRKAKIPKLLRAYLHTKNIDVKELMQALL; encoded by the coding sequence ATGATTGATAGCAAATATTTACATCATTTAAAGCAAGGAAGAAATCTTTTAGCGTTTTCTCATGGGAGTGATTCTAGTGCTTTATTTTTCATGCTTTTAGAAAAAAACATAGATTTTGATCTTGCTTTTATAAATTATAAAACTCGTAAAAATAGTGACAAAGAAGAGCAAAGTGCTAAAGAATTAGCCAAGCATTTTCATAAAAAAATTTACATCAAAACCACACCCAAGATAACAAAAAATTTCGAAGCTTACGCAAGAACTTTGCGTTATGAATTTTTTGAAGAACTTTGCAAAAATTACTCTTATGATAATCTTTTACTAGCTCATCATTTAAATGATAAACTAGAATGGTTCTTAATGCAATTTTCCAAAGGTGCAGGGCTTAGAGAATTACTTGGTTTTAAAGATATTGAAAAAAGACAATATTTTACTATCATAAGACCCCTGCTTGAAATTCCAAAAGAAGAAATTTCAAATTACTTAAAAGAAAACAATATCACTTATTTTCATGATGAGAGTAATGATAATGAGAAATATTTTAGAAATTTCATACGCAAAAATTTTGCCAATGAGTTTTTAAAACTTTATCCAAATGGAGTAAAAAAAAGCTTTAAATACCTAGAAAAAGACTTAAAAGAAGAAAATATTTGTGAATTTAAAAATATTTACATTACTCATAAAGATGAAAGTTTAATCGCAAAATGTTTTAAAAAGCTTGGAGTACTTTTAAGTGCTAAACAAAGACAAGAAGCATTAAAAGGCGATGGAGTGATTTCACATAAAATAGGCATTGTTTATATGCAAGAAAAAGTTTTGATTTTTCCTTTTGTAAATTGTGAAAAAATGCCAAAAGAATTTAAAGAAATTTATAGAAAAGCAAAAATCCCTAAACTCTTAAGAGCATATTTACACACAAAAAATATTGATGTAAAAGAGCTTATGCAAGCTCTTTTATGA
- the prfB gene encoding peptide chain release factor 2 — protein sequence MDNYEYSELLKKLKNKVGNIASIIKPEEIKARLKEIENLENSPSFWSDVKQAGVIGKEKTKISNLLKNYENANNALNDASELFDLANSENDLDTIEALFEDANKLEDLIVNLEISMLLSGENDSKNAIVSIHPGAGGTESNDWASMLYRMYLRFCEREGFKVETLDFQEGEEAGLKDVSFLVKGENAYGYLKAENGIHRLVRTSPFDSAGRRHTSFSSVMVSPELDDDIEIEIEEKDIRIDYYRASGAGGQHVNKTESAVRITHMPSGIVVQCQNDRSQHKNKATAFKMLKSRLYELELMKQQDEANSSEKSEIGWGHQIRSYVLFPYQQVKDTRSNEAFSQVDNILDGDIKKIIEGVLIAQKAQD from the coding sequence ATGGATAATTACGAATACAGCGAACTTTTAAAAAAATTAAAAAACAAAGTCGGAAATATTGCTTCTATTATTAAGCCTGAAGAGATAAAAGCAAGATTAAAAGAAATAGAAAATTTAGAAAATTCCCCTTCTTTTTGGAGTGATGTAAAACAAGCAGGCGTTATAGGTAAAGAAAAAACTAAAATTTCAAATTTACTTAAAAATTATGAAAATGCAAATAATGCTTTAAACGATGCTAGCGAGCTTTTTGATCTAGCAAATAGTGAAAATGACTTAGATACTATAGAAGCTTTATTTGAAGATGCAAACAAGCTAGAAGATCTTATTGTAAATCTTGAAATTTCTATGCTTTTAAGCGGAGAAAATGATAGTAAAAATGCTATAGTTTCCATTCACCCAGGAGCGGGTGGAACGGAGAGTAATGACTGGGCTAGTATGCTTTATAGGATGTATTTGAGATTTTGTGAAAGAGAAGGTTTTAAAGTAGAAACACTTGACTTTCAAGAAGGCGAAGAGGCAGGGCTTAAAGATGTTAGCTTTTTGGTAAAAGGCGAAAATGCTTATGGGTATTTAAAAGCTGAAAATGGCATTCATCGTTTAGTAAGAACTTCTCCATTTGATAGCGCAGGACGTCGTCATACGAGTTTTTCTAGTGTGATGGTTTCACCTGAACTTGATGATGATATAGAAATAGAAATTGAAGAAAAAGATATAAGGATTGATTATTATAGAGCAAGTGGAGCAGGTGGACAACATGTTAATAAAACTGAATCAGCAGTGCGCATAACTCATATGCCAAGTGGTATAGTAGTGCAATGTCAAAACGATAGAAGCCAACATAAAAACAAAGCTACAGCCTTTAAAATGTTAAAATCACGCCTTTATGAGCTTGAGCTTATGAAACAACAAGATGAAGCAAATTCAAGCGAAAAAAGTGAGATAGGTTGGGGTCATCAAATCCGCTCTTATGTACTTTTTCCTTATCAACAAGTTAAAGATACACGCTCAAATGAAGCTTTTTCACAGGTTGATAATATATTAGATGGAGATATTAAAAAAATCATAGAAGGTGTTTTAATAGCTCAAAAAGCACAAGATTAA